The Salarias fasciatus chromosome 12, fSalaFa1.1, whole genome shotgun sequence DNA segment AAACAAGTTTGATGATGTTTCCTTGGGGCATTCAGAAAAAATGGGTTAAGTGAGAGATGACAGTGACCTTTGCCCTTATTCAGTATGAAGAGCGAGAATGTGCTTGAAGCTCTGGTCAAAAGATGTTCTGGAAGCAGGCGGAAGAAATACGTGAAAGCAATTTctatgagctgcagctgcaaatAACGTTATTGGCACGTTGCTCGATTAGTTTCAGGACATTTATGCGCAGAAGACCACAACAGTATTCCAGATTCATGTAAATTTGACAGTTCTCCCTTCAATAACAAACACCACAAAGAGGAgttgttatttttatattttaatgtttgtaaATAGAAACATATTTACAAATTAACAATAATCATCAGTAAGTTATTGGTTAAAACATGGATTACCGGTTCCCAGATggttaaaagaaagaaaagagaaaaaaaacaaaccacccTAGCATTCAACACagatattacaaataaatacCCTCCAGTCGAAGTTGGAGCCCCTCAGGGTCGGTAGCAGCCAGAGATCATGTGAAAAACAGCACGAATGGAATCCTTTGTGTTCAGATATTACAGGAACAGGAGAGGAGCCGCTACCGCACCATCAACGACAAGGGCCGATTCAAAGTAGCCGTGTTTTCTTATCCAAGTCCTCTGCACGTGGATAAGAAAGCCCCGGTGTAAGAGACAATCAGTCGCTGTTATCCATGCTCACTCGGGCGCACACACCGTGAGCTCTGTGCACAGGAACTGACACGGCCTCACACTCTCAACACTGTACGCATGTCCAAGCACTGAACGCCTCTCGAAGCCCAACCagaacaagcagctgaaaggcCTGCGCTCTCAGTCCATGTAAGAAGCGTCCATGCTCTCGCCGTccgggtggagcagcctccccGCCAGGCGCTCAATGTCGTCCAGGCTAAGTTGTCGGAGTGAACGCTCATAATCCTGCAGAGGAaaaggagagagcgagagaaaaggCAGAATATTTTGACTGACGTTATTTGAAAGGGTTGTAAATCTGTGTAATAAGGCATGAATGAAGCAGAGAACAAAGACTGGAAGATGAAGAAGGGGATTTCAATGTGTGCACACTTTTACATGTCTATGAATATTTTGCGAGATCAAAGGCATAAAAACTGGCGGACGACTCAGTGATGGTTTCTGCCATTTAATTCATTCAGAATGTGGATGCATTAGTATGAAACAGTCTTGTTTCTGAACTCAGAGACCAACGCTAATGTATGAGAAGCAGAGCCAATTTCAGCCGCCAAttactgaaaatgcaacatgaaaatcaatccaaaaaaacaaagtcaactAGGAAAATATTTTACAAGATGGGACCGTTTGATGAGTGATTAATATCGTGAGAACAACAAAAGCATCTGGACTGAGgaacaaactgatttttttaaaccttgCCACAGTTTAAAGTAGATTTCATATTTAATTGGGTGCAGATTGCGTGACTGAAAATTGAGACTGtgtcagacagttgcttcaagcTCGTGAGCAGCGTTCAGGACTGAGAGGAGTTCAGTGTTTGTTAGAGAAAACCTGCTGAAGAGGAGTGTTACCTCCACACGGCAGACGAGCGGTAATTTATACAGAGCTAAATTTAACGTCTCTCTGGAAtggaattttgttttttccacaatCTACAAGTTCATCTAATCCTAGACGTCCCCAAAGACTCAGTGAAGCTGTCACCTGGAAACACCTTCACATGGTCTCACGTTTTCAGAAATTAAATTACCTTGTCTTCGCAGCTCCGTGTTAATTAATTCTAGGTAATTGGCCTCAAACAATTTCAACCTCAAACTGATGTGTCCCTAAATGTTTTCCATTTGCAGCTTTCACAAAAGCCATGGCTAGCAGGTGCTTTAACCAAATgagttcagaaaaagaaaaatatgaaaatgtggAATTGTACAAAGAGATCAGTCAAAGCTGTGCAGTAAAAGTGAGTTTTTAGAAGGGATTTTGAAAATGAAGGACTTCACCTGCAGAGATCTTTGGTTAACGAattgcataaaaaaaagaacatgaacAGCCAAGTTTTGGTCATGTTGCGTACAGCTAAATGGACACTGCTGGAGGATTTCAGGCCATTAACAGGCTTGTAGGTCTGACCAATAGGGATTTAAAGACCTAATTTACAACCGATTGCAAAATTAGCCTGGACTGGGGTGTGAAACATGATGCTACTAACAACCTACAAACATCAACATCCATCCAATAATCGACAAGTACGAACAAATATTCACAACGCCCAAAAGTAAAGGTGTTTAAATACCTTGATAAGCTGTTCGTGCACTTTAGCTGCATCAGCAGGAGTGAAATGTCGAGCGAGGATGGTGGACACGCTCTGCCACACTCCTCCGTGTGcggtgccgccgccgctgctgctgctgctactgctgctggcGGCTGCTGTTCCCGACAAGCCTGTCCTCTCCCCCACGGGACGGATTACCAGATTCAATTTAGCCTCCGGCCCAATGGAGTAATCACTCAGTCTGTGTTCATCTGAAAGAAATCCATACAGTCTATCAtcatcaacaacacaaacatctgACGGGTGAAGAAAACAATTGATGAATGTGATAATTTATACTGATCAAAGGTTTGGCTGTTGTACCTGCAAGCGCTTTCCCTTTGTAGAGTAACCGCTGCTGGTTCGCTGGTATGTTGAGACGTTCGGACACGAGTTCCTTGACTGTGGACACTTTTTCATCTTCAGTCACCTGCAAAAACACAGCCGGGTGAAGTGTTGCAGGGGCAGCACTGAAGCAAGGCTTAAAAGCATCTTACATTTTTCCATCACAATCACACAAAAGCTGACAGTGGTCAAAGCACCAACCCTGAGATCAAAGGTCAGTGTGCTTTACTGCCCGAGCCCCTCTGTGATGcagacacacgcgcacacacacgcacacacgtaaaCCATCTGAAATTCTTTTTCAACAACTTTCCACTAAAGTtcaaataaacaacacaaacaaactgcaatCTACACATCGATCGTTGGAAGAGGCCTGTTTCAAAAAGCATGCTGTGACTGTTATTACCAAAAAGCAGAGTAAACACAGTTATTTGTGGGAATACATCGCTGTGGGTGGGTACCATTTCATTTTCAGAGGAGGGCTTGGGAAAAAGAGGACGTGGGCAAAAGCGCTGCTGGGTCACATACGGATGCTCTCTGCGCACTCTGAGTAAGTTGTATCTTTTAGGTGAAAGATTGAAACTCATCACAATGGTGGAacatgaaatcaataaaaatgcCTTGAAATGTAAGAGGCAAGTTTTCTTGAAACTCCTCTCTTAAATCAGTGGCAAATAATGTGGATGGCCATTTTAACAcatattaaatataattttaaagCAAACATCCATCCCCTTAAAATACCACTTTATCTTTATTCAGGGTTGGTAGATGGATTTGACTGATCTAGTGCTTGAGTGCTTCTAGTGCTTGAACGGTctccaaagcactttacactgttaatcacattcacccgttCACACACCACCCAAAGCGCTCAGCACATCCATTAGGAGCAGTTCAGTTCTACCAACCGAGCCACAGTCATCCCGGTTAAACCCAGGCTTCACTGTGGACAGGCTGACAACAGCCGAACCAGACATACCAGAATAAAATCAGGCCAATTACAAGTATGTTTTCTGTACCTTGTGTGAAACTTCAAAATGGagattcatttaattttgctACTGCCAAACTAAATTACTAACTTCTTCAATAAATAAGAATTTTGTTAAGTATTTCTTCAACAGACGAATAAGTTGCTTgggttttaaaataaaaattaagctCATCATTAATTTTGTGCATCTGGGTCTTAAAGTATTATGTGTTCTGTTCATTAATACAAAGAACTTCAATAATAGTGAAATCTATGTGAAGCTCAAACAAGACAATTTAATGAGCGGCTCAAAGATAAAGGAATACGGAAATTATTGAGGATTTTATGGATTCTCTCTAATCTTTGCAGCTCTGACTCAACATTTTTTATCCTGTTCGATTACAAACCTTTATTCAGACGTCATGCAATGTGTTCCAGCTTTatgaaaattttatttttacagcacTTACAATCTAATGTCATCCAGCACAGCAGCTCTATCATAAAATCTGTCatcaaaaatataataaatgtaCAGTGCATCATGAAAATGATAAAAGGGGATTAAACTTAACTGTATGGCattttttggagtgatttttctttattattgtatttttagGTTGGAATTACACTGCATAatactgatgtgttttttatttctgtctctttctaCTCTGCCCTGTTAAGAGTGTagctgaaggaaaaacagcTTGTGATATGATGCAGTCCATCTCAAAACAAATAATGTCACAAATGAACAAATGGGCACTGAAATTCACCACATTTGTAAATGCAAAATACACTGTAAAGTGGCCAGGGTGTACCGTATCATTTGCCCATATCAGCTTGCCTCAGCCATGTGACACTACATGGGATGAAGTGACACAATGTCGTCATACTACTCTTGCTCAAGGGCCCCTGGTGGTGCTGCGTTGAACCTGCACACTTCAGATCTGAAGTCCGCTTCTCCTGCCACTAAGCCACCATTGTTCATAATGTAAGTATagcagacagatggatggataagtATGATGAAAATATTAATCTGATTGACAAGGACTAGGACTGCCTGTGTCTGGGCTGAAACTGTGTTAAAATAGATCTCTACGATTAAGTATTAGGCCTTCATATTAACTCATCAATCAACAGTGTGTTGTTATGTGTCCTGGACTAACCCTATTGTGCCTCTTCCATTAACCTTATCATCATCAAACAGGAGGCCCAAACTGGGGCTCAGGCAAGCACctagtgacacacacacacgtggtgcAAGAAACTgctgaacacaaaaacaaatgttagTAAGGTACATTTATTTGAATAATGATGATCATTCACAAGGtttattttctaataaaatCCCCTAACGACACTAGTACTAGTGGAGAAAGCAATGGTATTGGGTATTATACGACCACAACATTGGGACGACAGGGTTAACAGTAATTTTCAAGCTTGATAGCAGCTGACAAAAAGCAAGACAAAGCCGCATGGCCACAAGGTGCTGAGTTTGAAAGCTGCAACGCAGAAAAAAGTCTGACTTTACGTTCAGGGCGCAATACTCCAGGATGTTGCTAACAGGCGAGCTAACCTCAACTCATAGCTGGAACAGGATGTCTGAAAATCCCCATTCTTTTCGCCACAACGTATCTTGTTCAACAACACACTCGTACAGTCAACAATAATATGTTTAGCAGTCTTTATGAGACGCGTCGCAGCATGGGACAGATCAGAACAGCCTGGACTGAACAGGCTAGCATGGTTAGCAATTAGCATTCCGTTAACGGCGGTGCTTCACTCACCTGTACGCTGCACTCTTTTCCTTGAAGCGGTTTCACCGTGAGAATCATCTTTGAAAACgctaaacaaaacacaatcccCAGTAATGCGACAAAGGAACAAATAAACACCACTAACGCAACTTTATCAGTTCTCAATATTCTCAGATGTTCCTATCTTCAGCAGCCCATCTTCTTCTCCTTACAGCCGCTCACTGCACAACAGCTTTAGATGGAGCGTTCTACTGTCACCTACTGGCCGGAGTCTGGTATTACAACATGGGCAGTACACACAGAAAGGACAAGCCTTTTGTCAGCTGTGATTAAAAATGCTCCACTGtaagatatatatatacatatatgtcttaaaaagaaaagccaaaacAAATTTTTGAGggttaattttgaaaaaaaaaaaaagaaatatgggGTGACAAAAAAATCCAAGCATGAAATCATGGAAAAGTTATACATTTTTCTCAAAAGTCttctaaaaatgtgaaaaatattttcttctttggctTCAATCACTGTACGCTTTCGTGATTAATGACATTTCGGCATATTCTTTATAATTTCACTCTATTATAAATATGAATGATTTATTCATAGGCTACATAATACCTTGCCTTCAAGGttgacattttgtcattttcttttttcatttttcattttgtaaagTCCAGTTTTATTATGAAGTTTCAGTAAAAACTAAGgaacttaaaaaatatataggaaaaaaaacaccaaatgccACCAAACCAAGCATAGAAAATGGAGGAAAGCGGAATAGAACAGCAAAACACTAACAAAATAGCAGCTGAATTGAACAGAGGACAGACGAAACAGGCAACAGTGGAATACAAATACCATAACATATCAATGCATGGAAATCAAATGACAGAACAAAAGCACAGAGCATTAAATATACAGCAGCATATATAAGAAAGGGGTTCTTAATATGACTGACAAAATGGGTAAGTCTTAAGGATAAGTGTGTGTTATTATCACGTTTAGAATGGAGTTAATAACTGAATTCGTCTGTTGTGAAATATGTATTCTCATTTAGTAAAGCTTTTAAAAGTGCTCTATTGATTTCCATGCTTACAACTGAAGTTGAATGTGTAATCTCTGTCCTTTGTTGAGCTACATCAACCTAATCAGTCTAATTAAGAACGTTTCAATCATAATGTTCATTTGAAACGCAGTGTGAGCACCGCTTCATTGTTAGATTCACCATATATCACAGTGACAGTGAAAAGTAAACGCTTTAAGAAGACGTCTGTCTTGAAATCCACTCAGCCCCACAGATGGCTCACTGATGAAGACTGAGAGTGAATAAAGCTCCAATCAGCGCTGTCAGCCGGGTGGAAGAATCTCCTTCACACTTAGTTGCGGGGGATAAAATAACGAATAAAGTGCAGGAGAGGAGAGCCACCTCTCCCCCCAGGGCTGAGAAATACCCCGAGGACCCCGTGACCCAGTTCGGATCCAGCGCGCGCATTTCTCACTCCTCCAGCCTCCCGGACGGTCTGTGCTGCTGTCGGTCATGTGACCGCCTGCTGTCTGCGCGCAGCCCGGGGAGAGACAGGAGCATCCTTCACTGCGCGGCTCACTAACGAGGGGGTGTGCACCTGTCGGATGcaccgcgcgcgcacacaccaGGACAAACCTATCCGGGACAAGTGAGACAGACCCAGAAACCAAGCAGGCAGCGTGTGGTGAGTGCtctatttatgtgtgtgtgtgtgtgtgtgtgtgtgtgctggaaaaTACCGGAGGACAGCGGTAGTATTGTTAGATTGTGCAGAATGAGCTACATTGACAATCTATTGGAAATATAACTGTCGACTAACAGTTTATCTTTTAGAGTCTCTGGCGCTTAAAGCAACATGATAAATCTGTTCTCTAATCTATTTatcttctctgtctctgttcagaCTTATGTATTTGAGTCCGTGGTGagtttatcttttctttttaaaaaaaatatatatagaaaGTATTTATTGCTCAACTCCTGCTGCACAttcttgtcttttctgttttctttgcgAGTTTTTCCAAGTGTccttgaattattttttttctattaagaTGCAGGAGGGGAAGTCCAATAGATAAACACAATAACAGAGTAAACAGTGGAGAGGGGATAGAGAAGCTGTATTGTGTGCTGAGCTCTGTCCCTGGAAACCACAATCTTCTGCAGGCTCAGTGGACAAAGACATTAATCCACTTCTTTTACATTGCCCTGAAAACTGAGTCCTTGGAAGAactctgtctatctatctatctatctatctatctatctatctgtctatctatctatctatctatctatctatctatctatctgtctatctgtctatctatctatctatctatctatctatctatctatctatataaaTGTGCAATATTAAAAAAGAGTGACATGCAGCAGAAACTAATGCATTCATAAGTAAAACATTAACATAATTTATCTCACAAAGTAATGTAGATTCAGCCTTGTTGCTCTGTTGATTTTGAATTTG contains these protein-coding regions:
- the ubl4a gene encoding ubiquitin-like protein 4A — encoded protein: MILTVKPLQGKECSVQVTEDEKVSTVKELVSERLNIPANQQRLLYKGKALADEHRLSDYSIGPEAKLNLVIRPVGERTGLSGTAAASSSSSSSSGGGTAHGGVWQSVSTILARHFTPADAAKVHEQLIKDYERSLRQLSLDDIERLAGRLLHPDGESMDASYMD